Within Verrucomicrobiota bacterium, the genomic segment CTCAGCTAGCACTATACTACCTAGAGCTACCCATGGGCTTAGCGTTATAATGGATACTCCCAAGACCAAAAACACAAAGCGTAAGACTGACTCTAATCGCAATTGATTCAACATTAATTGAGCTGACTTCGCATCAGTCTTTTTTCCAATTAATTTTTTGTCTCTGTAAGCGAGAAGAAATCCTGTTTCTAGGAGCCCTTTAGTCAAAGCTGAGATGATTGTAACAGTCAGGGCTATGGTGTGACCCGTTATCACATAGCTGGCTGCAGCACCTAAAAGAGTTGTCGATAATAAAAACTTAGAAAGCGTCCAACGCATCCGCCAAAAAACTCTCTGAGTATCGACGTAGACCATGACCGAACAAATCACACAAATCAGTCCTACAGCAAAACAAGCAAAGGCAACAAATGAGAGGGGTATTTGATCAACCCAAGGAAAGTCTGAATAGTTTTTAACAAGAAGTAACCCTGCATAACCAATTGCCATAGGCGCATAAAGTCCAAAGCCAACAACTTCACGACTCAACCAAGACTTTCTTAGTCCCAAGAAAGCCCTCCATGCTTTCAAGGGCTGACCCAGATGCAAAACACTCGCACCAATACCTACCAAGCCACTAAATAAAGCAATAGCACTGAGCCACAACTCGGGCTCAAATTCGAACAGACGCAAAAACATTTCTGCTCCTATTGAACCAACTGAGAGTTGGGTTAAAACCAGCATAAAAACTAAAGGCATATGAGAGTGCTCAGGAGCCACTTCAAAAGTATTTGCAGAGAAAAAGGATCCTTGTGAGGGCGATTTTCGTTTCGAGATATATCTTGAGCTTGGTTTGGTATAACCAGAGTCGTAAGCACCAGGAACTAGAGCCGAGCCGCTAAGTCTTTCAGCCGTTAATTCAGACTTGTCAACTTTGATAATACGAATCGCTTCATTTGGACAGGCCTGGACGCAAGCAGGTGCCTCGCCCACTGATAATCTGCTGTGACACATGTCACACTTACGAACAATCCCCTTTTCCTCTGAATACTTAGGAACGTCGTAAGGACACTTTAGGATACAATACTGACACCCAATACACTGATCATCTAAATGCCTGACAATACCAGTAGATTCATCCTTATCATAAGCTAGAACCGGGCAACCGTCCAAACATCCTGGCTCTGCACAGTGATGACATGCTGTTGTTACAGTATACTGAGCAGGCATTTCATCCATTTCAACAATAGTGGAGTCTGAGAAAATAGTTCCGACATCACGCCATGTCTCATTTGCATCAAGACCATTAAGGCTATGGCAAGCACTTACACAAGCCTTACACCCCGAACAAGTATCTAAATCAACCTCGAAAGCATACTGCTCATCAACGGTTGGCTTCTCCAGTGGAATCAGATTATGATAATACTTTGCTTGTGATGGCTCACTATTTACCTCATGCCATTTAGAAAATTCCTCAACTGCGGTCAATTCCTGCTGCTTTTGGATGTAGCGACTAATCAGATCGCCTTCATCCACAAGCTCATCAAGTGCCGCATCAAACTCTCTGTTTTTTAAAGCAGGAGTTTTACTATGCGGCGGCAGCTGCAAGATTTGTTCCATCAATAAGGTCCCTTAACTCTTCAATCTCATACCGATTGCAAAATGTCTGGAATGCTTCACCGTCCTGGCGATTTTTCATATAACCATTCAAGATCCCAAATATCTTTTCTTTCAAAACTGGAACAGGAACTGCCTTAGCATACTCGCGACCCAATTTACGGTTTTTTCCAAACCCTCCTCCGATGACCACGTGATATGCTTCCACTTTCTCCCCATCAACTTTGGCTGTAGCTCCCAACAAACCAATATCCCCGATGTAATGTTGAGCACATGAGTGTGGACAGCCAGTAAGATGAATATTAACAGGTTGATCTAGTTTTAGCTCCTCATCCAAATATTCCATCAACTCTATGGCATGCCCTTTGGTCTGGGTTGCCGCAAACTTGCAATAACTATTTCCAGTGCAAGCAACTACACCACTACGTATATGCGACTGCTTCCAATATAGACCTATCTCTTCTATTTTTTCTTGTAGTTCACCTAATTTGGCCTGGGGAACATTGGAAATAATAAAATTCTGCCAGACAGTTAAGCGAATCTCTCCGTTACCATAAGCATCCGCAAGATCTGCCACCTCAAACATTTGCTCGGGGGTGATTTGTCCAGCTTCTAAACCCACACCTAGATAGTGAAGGCCATCTTGTTTTTGAGGATAAGCTCCCACATGAGAATGCGCCACATCTGGCAGGTCATTCCATTGAGAAAGTTTTGATTGACCTGCCTCATCTAGTTCATCAAAGAAAAGCTCCGAGCCGTATTCTGAAGCAATCTCTTCGCGCATTTTTTCCATACCCCATGAATCCACCACATATTTGAATCGCGCCTTTTTGCGATTTGTACGGTCTCCGTTTTTGATAAAAATCCTTAGTAACGCACAAGCGACATCTACAATCTCATTAGGCTTGGCGAGAACACCTAAGTCCGTGGCAAAAGTCTTATGTCCTGTTACACCGCCGAGAGCAATTCTAAAGTAAATACCAGGATCTAAGCCTTCGTCATTTGCTTTCACCTTGACCGCAGTAAAACCAATATCATTTGTGTCCTCTAAGGCGCTAACTAAACCACCGCCATCGAAGGCAATATTGAATTTTCTAGGGAGATCGTAAAATTCAAGCGTGTTAATAATACGCAACGCCAGCTCCTTGTAGTAAGGAGTCACATCGATCAATTCGTAAGGGTCAATACCAGCAGTGGCATTCGCTGTGATATTGCGCACATTGTCAGCACCAGCCCCACGCGTATGCAATCCTACTTCTTGAACACTCTCTAAAAAAGCGGGAGCATCCTTAGGTTGAATAAGCCTACATTGGATATTATTTCTGGTCGTGATCTGCACATATCCAGAAGTCAACTCCTTGGCCGCTTTAGCAATACCTCTTAGCTGATAGCTCTTGAGCATACCGCCAGGTATACGTAAGCGACTCATGAAACCTTCAGCTACAGGTGTTAAGTAAAATAGACCGTTCCATTTAAATTTAAATACATCACCGCCCTCGGGAAACTTGTTTTCTCTTGCATTCTCTACAATGCGCTTAAAGGACGCTAAAGGATTTTCCTCAATTTTTAGCTTCTCCTCCTTGCAGAGAGAGTCCCAATCTACGTCTTCCAAGACCGTGCCACAGGTCCCTTTGGAAGGCATGCTACCTCCGGGCGTTTCAGCTAAGTCACTAAAAGCAACTCCTTTTGACTTCAGACCTGTTACAAAGCCATCAAGATATAGCTTTTGTTCATCATTGATAGACTTACCAATATCACTCAAACTTTCTGCTGCTTTATCAATCACAGGATTTTTTACATTAAGGCCCATTACTTATTCTCCTTTTCTCGATTAGCTAACTGAATTCAACACTCTTAATTCTGGTTTTTCGGCAATACCATCTACTCCATTCTGATCCTTTATACTAACACCTCTAATTTGCAGCCCCTTTACAAAGCCGTCCAAGTATAGCTTCTGCTCGTCACTCATAGGTTGCCCTAGCGCGCTTAGACTTTCGGCCGCTTTATCAATCACAGGATTTTTTACATTCACACTCATCTTTAATTGGTTGCTAAACTAGCCCTATATTTGCCATTCAATAAACATCGCGTTGATAACGCTTGTCGTCTTTGAGTTTTTTGACGTATGCCTTAGCATCCTCCTCACTGATCTTGCCTTGTTCTTTGGCAATCTGATGAAGGGCAGCATCAACATCTTTAGCCATACGACTCGCATCACCACAAACATAGAAATGTGCACCTTCTTGAAGCCAAGCCCATAACTCTTCAGCTTCTTCTAACATTCGGGTTTGCACATATATTTTCTCCTTCTGATCTCTGGAAAAAGCAAGAGAGAGGCGACTTAGGACCCCGCTATCCAAATAACCCCTAATCTGTTCACTATAGAGAAAATCAGTCTTCTCATGCTGATCACCAAAAAACAACCAGTTCTTGCCTTCCGCTTTTGTGAATGCTCGCTCTTCCAAAAATGCTCTGAAGGGCGCTATACCCGTTCCCGGGCCCACCATAATAACTGGCTTGCTCAAATCCTCCGGCAAGCGAAACCCATGTGCCAGTTGCACGAAGACTCCCGTTTTCTCACCTAACGCCAAACGGTCGGCTAAAAACGTTGAACAAACACCACCATGTGCACGCCCATCATGATCCCAACGCACTGCTCCAACTGTTAAGTGAACTTCACCAGGATGTGCCTTGGGACTCGACGCTATCGAATATAGCCTGATGTTTAATTTCTTTTGCGTTTCTAAAAAGGCACTGAGATCTGGATTACACGGAAAGTCATGTAAAACATCAACTGGATCACGCCCCCAAAGATAGTCTTCTAATAACTTTTTATTCTCTTTTTCCAAAAGCTTTAGCAGTTCTTCAGACTTACTTGACTCTGCTACTAGCTTGAGAAATTTAGGCGAAACTTTAGTAACATCATAATTGTTTATCAAAGCTTCTCGTAAAATAGTTTCATTTCCATCAGGCGTGGCGACTCTCTCATCACCTTTGGCCCCAAGCTTAGAAATCAACAAATCTACATAGGCCTCATCATTGGAAGGCATAACTCCTAAAGCATCCCCTACCTCATATTCCAATCCAGACCCCTCTAAAGAAAAGGCTATATGACGAACATCTTTAGCAGACCCTTCTCCATTTAAAGCAACATTATCCAGTAAAGCTGATGGGAAATGATTTTTGCGATCATATGTAACTGGAGCACTCCCTTCCACTAATTCGGCTGTGGCCCCTTCCAAAGATGCTGCATCCGATGCATCAACCGCAAATTCTGACATAGCACTCAAGGCCCCCTTGATCCATTCTTCGGAAGGCTCTTCAAAATCAACATCGCAATCCACTCTCGGGTACACTCGCCTGGCGCCTAAGGCTTCAAAACGAGCGTCCAAATCTTTACCTGCCTGACAAAAATCAGCGTAGTTCGTATCACCTAGTGCCAAGACTGAAAAATTCACACCATCCAACTTCGGAGCATCATCAGAAGATAGTGCAGCCCAAAAATCCGCAGCGTTATCTGGCATTTCACCCTCGCCCCAAGTGCTGGTAGCAATGAGAACATTCGCTGAAGTCTTTACTTGATCCGGAGTCGCCTCATTCAATTCTTTGACTTGGGCACCAAAACCAAACTCTTGTGATTTCTTGCCAATACTTTTGGCCAATGACTCAGTATTACCACTTTGGCTTCCAAAGAGAACCAACAAGGTCTTCAGGCTTGCTTCCTCCGGAACGACTGCTGTCGCTCCATCTATCGGAGGGCTTGCTAGACCAGATAAAAAGCCACTTAGCCATTGACGTTGTTCTTTAGTGAATGGTGCATCTGCCGGCAAATTCGTTGTATAACTCATATTTTCTTTGTATTAGTCTATATTTAATTTATGCACCCTTTATGCCATGGCAGCTATTTGCTATTAAATATTTGTGAATATTGTTAGCCCTTTGATGAATTTCATTCATATCCTATAATCTCCCTTTAAAACTGGCTTATCCTGGAAATACTCTCCGAACATTCGCTCATCATGATACAAAAATAACTTATCACCAGATTTTGAAATGTATAAAATTCTCCATGTTGTCGATTTATGGAACAACATAAATTCATCATTCTATACAGTTTTAAGAGTTTGCCTCGATATGGGAAAAAAGCTTAGTCCTATTAGAGCAAGCTGACTTAAGACAAAAATACCAAGCCAAATAAATGCACTCTCCATAAAGCCATAAGAATGTAGACCAATTCCAAGCATATTTACACCAAACCAAGAAAACGCAGTAATGATATTTCCACCGACTGCCATACGCATCTGCCCGTCGACTTTGATTAGACCTCCCCAGCGAGCATGCAAAATCATTGCATTCCAAATGACAATAAGCAGGGCTCCATTTTCTTTAGGGTCCCAACCCCAAAAACGTCCCCAGCTTTGATCAGCCCAAATACCCCCAAGTATCGTCCCTACTAGAGAAAATAGCGTCGCAAAGCAGACGGTTCCATACACCATTCCCCTAAATGCTTTTGCTTCTTCCACATCTACTTTTCCAAGAAACTTTCTGACCATATAAACAATCGCCATGAATCCCGCTATGAAAGTAGCTGAATAACCAAGTGTGATCACAATCACATGTGTTGCCAGCCAAAAATTTGAATCCAAGACGGCACGCATCATTTCCAAAGTATCTCCCTCCATAGCCAAATGATGTGCAATCAGCAAAGTCAAAAAACCGACAACACTAGCTACCATACTGCCAATCCCTCTTTTGTGAAGCTGCTCCAGAATCAAGGAAATAAGCACTGCGCCCCAGCCGACAAAAATAGCCGAAGAATAAAGATTAGTCACGGGAGGTCTTCCTTGTAGGTATATTCTAGTAATCAGGCCTATGGTATGGACAATAAAAGCCAACCAGATTAAGCCCAGAGCAACGTTACCTTTGCGAACTCCATATTCTTTGCCCACCCAACTCCAACAAATAAAAAGAAAGCCTACGATATACAGGGCAATGCTGTTGGTAAAAGGCCCAAAATGATTGAATAAGAATTCTGCTCTCGCCTTGGTAACAAATGAAGGTGCATACTCCCGGGCCCAGTCATTGTAATCACTTGCTGCGGCTTGAGCTTCCTCGAATCTATCCTCTCGGTAGTTCAAGACCATTTTTTGCCAATAAACTAATTCAGAACCAACATCACCCTCATCTAAATGTATTAATCTCTCACCCAGAGAGACCCAACTTTGATCTGAAATAATCTCATCTTTTGAAAGATCAAGTATT encodes:
- a CDS encoding DmsC/YnfH family molybdoenzyme membrane anchor subunit, yielding MEQILQLPPHSKTPALKNREFDAALDELVDEGDLISRYIQKQQELTAVEEFSKWHEVNSEPSQAKYYHNLIPLEKPTVDEQYAFEVDLDTCSGCKACVSACHSLNGLDANETWRDVGTIFSDSTIVEMDEMPAQYTVTTACHHCAEPGCLDGCPVLAYDKDESTGIVRHLDDQCIGCQYCILKCPYDVPKYSEEKGIVRKCDMCHSRLSVGEAPACVQACPNEAIRIIKVDKSELTAERLSGSALVPGAYDSGYTKPSSRYISKRKSPSQGSFFSANTFEVAPEHSHMPLVFMLVLTQLSVGSIGAEMFLRLFEFEPELWLSAIALFSGLVGIGASVLHLGQPLKAWRAFLGLRKSWLSREVVGFGLYAPMAIGYAGLLLVKNYSDFPWVDQIPLSFVAFACFAVGLICVICSVMVYVDTQRVFWRMRWTLSKFLLSTTLLGAAASYVITGHTIALTVTIISALTKGLLETGFLLAYRDKKLIGKKTDAKSAQLMLNQLRLESVLRFVFLVLGVSIITLSPWVALGSIVLAELLERYLFFRAVVAYKMPGGIAS
- a CDS encoding NirA family protein encodes the protein MGLNVKNPVIDKAAESLSDIGKSINDEQKLYLDGFVTGLKSKGVAFSDLAETPGGSMPSKGTCGTVLEDVDWDSLCKEEKLKIEENPLASFKRIVENARENKFPEGGDVFKFKWNGLFYLTPVAEGFMSRLRIPGGMLKSYQLRGIAKAAKELTSGYVQITTRNNIQCRLIQPKDAPAFLESVQEVGLHTRGAGADNVRNITANATAGIDPYELIDVTPYYKELALRIINTLEFYDLPRKFNIAFDGGGLVSALEDTNDIGFTAVKVKANDEGLDPGIYFRIALGGVTGHKTFATDLGVLAKPNEIVDVACALLRIFIKNGDRTNRKKARFKYVVDSWGMEKMREEIASEYGSELFFDELDEAGQSKLSQWNDLPDVAHSHVGAYPQKQDGLHYLGVGLEAGQITPEQMFEVADLADAYGNGEIRLTVWQNFIISNVPQAKLGELQEKIEEIGLYWKQSHIRSGVVACTGNSYCKFAATQTKGHAIELMEYLDEELKLDQPVNIHLTGCPHSCAQHYIGDIGLLGATAKVDGEKVEAYHVVIGGGFGKNRKLGREYAKAVPVPVLKEKIFGILNGYMKNRQDGEAFQTFCNRYEIEELRDLIDGTNLAAAAA
- a CDS encoding sulfite reductase subunit alpha; the protein is MSYTTNLPADAPFTKEQRQWLSGFLSGLASPPIDGATAVVPEEASLKTLLVLFGSQSGNTESLAKSIGKKSQEFGFGAQVKELNEATPDQVKTSANVLIATSTWGEGEMPDNAADFWAALSSDDAPKLDGVNFSVLALGDTNYADFCQAGKDLDARFEALGARRVYPRVDCDVDFEEPSEEWIKGALSAMSEFAVDASDAASLEGATAELVEGSAPVTYDRKNHFPSALLDNVALNGEGSAKDVRHIAFSLEGSGLEYEVGDALGVMPSNDEAYVDLLISKLGAKGDERVATPDGNETILREALINNYDVTKVSPKFLKLVAESSKSEELLKLLEKENKKLLEDYLWGRDPVDVLHDFPCNPDLSAFLETQKKLNIRLYSIASSPKAHPGEVHLTVGAVRWDHDGRAHGGVCSTFLADRLALGEKTGVFVQLAHGFRLPEDLSKPVIMVGPGTGIAPFRAFLEERAFTKAEGKNWLFFGDQHEKTDFLYSEQIRGYLDSGVLSRLSLAFSRDQKEKIYVQTRMLEEAEELWAWLQEGAHFYVCGDASRMAKDVDAALHQIAKEQGKISEEDAKAYVKKLKDDKRYQRDVY
- the ccsA gene encoding cytochrome c biogenesis protein CcsA — its product is MSFHSLLGKIRWSWVAFFLGILVLAKQALPPKEDINLFPVNDLAETPVLVNGRIKPMDTVARNGLLILSGKQKLRESQQGIDMRAIHWLVLMLTKPEEADELKVFRIDHKDVLGLIEVKQEGGKKYFAFNEIKPFWLKVEQAAKKPLEKESQLRSAYERAVVKVYNQLILYQRIKESLALDALLSAGLVDQNQEVLQRYAFISQIAYINPILDLSKDEIISDQSWVSLGERLIHLDEGDVGSELVYWQKMVLNYREDRFEEAQAAASDYNDWAREYAPSFVTKARAEFLFNHFGPFTNSIALYIVGFLFICWSWVGKEYGVRKGNVALGLIWLAFIVHTIGLITRIYLQGRPPVTNLYSSAIFVGWGAVLISLILEQLHKRGIGSMVASVVGFLTLLIAHHLAMEGDTLEMMRAVLDSNFWLATHVIVITLGYSATFIAGFMAIVYMVRKFLGKVDVEEAKAFRGMVYGTVCFATLFSLVGTILGGIWADQSWGRFWGWDPKENGALLIVIWNAMILHARWGGLIKVDGQMRMAVGGNIITAFSWFGVNMLGIGLHSYGFMESAFIWLGIFVLSQLALIGLSFFPISRQTLKTV